One stretch of Thermococcus sp. 21S9 DNA includes these proteins:
- a CDS encoding MEMO1 family protein, producing MIRYPAVAGSFYPSDETLIEMLGEFFSDLGEEGSERRITAGVAPHAGYVFSGYTASRTYKAIFEDGLPETFVILGPNHTGLGSPIAVYPEGEWLTPLGSIEVDAEMSKAIAKLSGIADLDELAHRYEHSIEVQVPFIQYLAELAGKKVKIVPITLGIQDEEVSRALGKAIFEASEELGRDVVVIASTDFMHYGPAYGYVPFRARADELPHRIKEWDFRLIRRILDFDVDGLFRELREMRHTMCGPGAVGTAIVYSRLAGALEAELLHYTTSYEVSRSTEAVVGYASIVMRK from the coding sequence ATGATAAGGTACCCTGCAGTCGCGGGAAGCTTCTATCCATCTGACGAGACGCTCATCGAGATGCTGGGGGAGTTCTTCAGCGACCTTGGCGAGGAGGGTAGCGAGAGAAGGATAACAGCCGGAGTCGCACCCCACGCCGGCTACGTCTTTTCGGGCTACACAGCATCGAGAACATACAAGGCCATCTTCGAGGACGGCCTGCCGGAGACCTTCGTAATCCTCGGGCCGAACCATACAGGCCTCGGCTCGCCGATAGCGGTCTATCCTGAGGGAGAATGGCTGACACCACTCGGGAGCATCGAGGTCGATGCCGAGATGTCCAAGGCGATAGCGAAGCTCTCGGGCATAGCGGACTTGGACGAACTCGCGCACAGGTACGAGCATTCCATCGAGGTTCAGGTGCCCTTCATTCAGTACCTTGCCGAGCTCGCGGGTAAAAAAGTCAAAATCGTCCCGATAACCCTCGGCATTCAGGACGAGGAGGTTTCAAGGGCCCTCGGAAAGGCGATATTCGAGGCGAGCGAGGAACTCGGCAGGGACGTCGTGGTCATAGCGAGCACCGACTTCATGCACTACGGCCCGGCCTACGGCTACGTGCCCTTCAGAGCGAGGGCCGACGAGCTCCCGCACAGGATAAAGGAGTGGGACTTCAGGCTGATAAGGAGAATCCTTGACTTCGACGTTGACGGCCTGTTTAGAGAGCTCCGCGAGATGAGGCACACGATGTGCGGGCCCGGGGCCGTTGGGACTGCCATCGTTTACTCCCGTCTCGCCGGGGCGCTTGAGGCGGAGCTTTTGCACTACACGACGAGCTACGAGGTCAGCAGGAGCACCGAGGCGGTCGTTGGCTACGCGAGCATCGTGATGAGGAAGTGA
- a CDS encoding nucleotidyltransferase family protein, producing MNIDDAVRKILQLGGDRVKFVILFGSHARGEVRRDSDVDILVESERPVGLITFVRLQEYLEGLLGVKVDLVTKNALKKRLKERILEEVKYA from the coding sequence ATGAACATCGACGATGCCGTGAGAAAAATCCTCCAGCTCGGCGGTGACAGGGTGAAGTTCGTCATTCTCTTCGGCTCCCACGCGAGGGGGGAGGTGAGGAGGGACAGCGACGTTGATATCCTCGTGGAGTCTGAAAGGCCCGTTGGGTTGATAACGTTCGTTCGCCTTCAGGAATACCTTGAGGGGCTCCTCGGGGTTAAGGTTGACCTCGTAACGAAAAACGCTCTAAAAAAGCGCCTCAAAGAAAGGATTCTGGAAGAGGTGAAATACGCATGA
- a CDS encoding mevalonate kinase, producing MRVLASAPAKIILFGEHSVVYGKPAIAAAINLRTYVWAEFNDRGAIRIEAKDIRVPGLTVSFSEDEIYFESDYGKAAEVLSYVRQAIELVKDEAGKNGRGITVSITSQIPVGAGLGSSAAVAVATIGAVSKLLGLELTNEEIGKLGHRVELLVQGASSGIDPTVSAIGGFIHYEKGNFEHLPFTELPIVVGYTGSSGSTKELVAMVRRTYEEMPEIVEPVLVAMGKIVEKAREVLLSDLDESLRFERLGRLMNINHGLLDALGVSTKKLSELVYAARTAGALGAKITGAGGGGCMYALAPEKQSEVATAITIAGGTPMITEISREGLRIEEVIP from the coding sequence ATGAGGGTTCTGGCATCTGCCCCTGCTAAAATTATCCTCTTCGGCGAGCACAGCGTTGTCTATGGAAAGCCCGCGATTGCCGCCGCGATAAACCTGAGAACCTACGTATGGGCCGAGTTCAACGACAGGGGAGCAATCAGGATAGAGGCCAAGGACATACGGGTTCCCGGTTTGACAGTTTCCTTCTCGGAGGACGAGATTTACTTCGAGAGCGATTACGGGAAAGCCGCAGAGGTCCTCAGCTACGTCCGCCAGGCGATAGAGCTCGTGAAGGACGAGGCTGGAAAGAACGGAAGGGGCATCACCGTCTCGATAACGTCTCAGATTCCAGTTGGGGCTGGCCTCGGTTCATCTGCCGCCGTAGCGGTTGCCACAATCGGCGCGGTTTCAAAGCTCCTCGGTCTCGAGCTGACCAACGAGGAAATCGGAAAGCTCGGCCACAGGGTTGAACTCCTCGTTCAAGGAGCATCGAGCGGTATCGACCCGACGGTCTCGGCGATAGGTGGCTTTATTCACTACGAGAAGGGAAACTTCGAGCACCTCCCCTTCACTGAGCTTCCCATAGTTGTCGGTTACACGGGCTCCAGCGGTTCAACAAAGGAACTCGTAGCGATGGTGAGGAGGACCTACGAGGAGATGCCGGAGATAGTCGAGCCCGTCCTCGTTGCGATGGGCAAGATAGTGGAGAAGGCCCGGGAGGTTCTCCTTTCAGACCTCGACGAGAGCCTTCGCTTCGAGAGGCTTGGAAGGCTGATGAACATCAACCACGGCCTCCTTGATGCCCTCGGCGTTTCGACGAAAAAACTCAGTGAGCTGGTCTATGCAGCGAGAACCGCCGGGGCTTTGGGGGCCAAGATAACCGGGGCCGGTGGAGGTGGCTGTATGTACGCCCTCGCTCCGGAGAAACAGAGCGAGGTAGCCACTGCGATAACGATAGCGGGTGGAACGCCGATGATAACCGAGATAAGCAGGGAAGGCCTTAGGATAGAGGAGGTGATTCCGTGA
- a CDS encoding isopentenyl phosphate kinase, with translation MIIVKLGGSVFSDKSGEPENFRENVVRSIAEEIKRFYPEEDFIIVHGGGSFGHHYAKEYRIRDGLLGLSEENLFWRKKGFSLTHHAMLRASMKIVEAFIERGLPAVSVSSSSVFLMDSNKVVYGDVEPVRKLIETGFIPVLFGDVAVDLARGVDILSGDQIVTYLTKLFRPRKVIFLMSVDGIYDGKPGEGTLLFELSPDEIDNLIKRLAGSAGTDVTGGIINKLREAKEIARFAEVWFVNGLVPGRLEGAIKGDGFGTRIPKA, from the coding sequence GTGATAATCGTCAAGCTCGGCGGAAGCGTCTTCAGCGACAAATCCGGTGAGCCCGAGAACTTCAGGGAGAACGTTGTCCGTTCAATAGCGGAGGAGATTAAGAGATTCTATCCCGAGGAGGACTTCATAATAGTTCACGGTGGCGGGAGCTTTGGTCACCACTATGCCAAGGAATACAGAATCCGGGACGGACTCCTTGGGTTATCAGAGGAAAACCTTTTCTGGCGCAAGAAGGGTTTCTCTCTAACCCACCACGCCATGTTGCGGGCGAGCATGAAAATCGTTGAAGCCTTCATTGAGAGAGGCCTCCCCGCGGTCTCCGTCTCGAGTTCCTCTGTGTTCCTCATGGATTCCAACAAGGTTGTCTACGGTGATGTTGAGCCCGTGAGGAAGCTGATTGAAACGGGGTTCATCCCCGTCCTTTTCGGAGATGTGGCAGTTGACCTCGCTCGGGGCGTTGATATACTCTCCGGCGACCAGATAGTTACCTACCTCACCAAGCTCTTCAGGCCGAGGAAGGTAATTTTCCTGATGAGCGTCGACGGAATCTACGACGGAAAACCGGGCGAGGGGACCCTACTCTTTGAACTTTCCCCGGATGAAATAGACAACCTCATAAAGCGTCTCGCTGGGTCTGCAGGAACCGATGTAACGGGAGGAATAATAAACAAGCTAAGGGAAGCGAAGGAGATAGCGCGTTTCGCGGAGGTCTGGTTCGTCAACGGCCTCGTCCCTGGCAGGTTGGAAGGTGCGATAAAGGGCGACGGCTTCGGGACGAGGATTCCAAAAGCCTAA
- the fni gene encoding type 2 isopentenyl-diphosphate Delta-isomerase: protein MEEFDREELTIIRKFEHIEHCLKRNVQAHVSNGFEDVHFVHMSLPEIDKDEIDLSVEFLGRRFDYPIFIAGMTGGTKGSQLAGRINKTLAKAAQELNIPMGVGSQRAMIRKPETWESYYVRDVAPDVFLVGNLGAPQFSETIPERYGIEEALKAVETIQADALAIHMNPLQESVQPEGDTQYRGVLKALAELKAEFPYPIIAKETGAGVSREVAIRLESIGIDAIDVGGLGGTSWSAVEYYRAKDELGRNLALRFWDWGIKTAISVAEVRYSTDLPIIATGGMRDGITMAKALAMGATFAGVALPLLKPAVKGDVEGVIKILRRYIEEIRNSMFLVGAKNVEELRRVPLVITGFTREWLEQRIDLPTYLKIRG, encoded by the coding sequence ATGGAGGAGTTTGATAGGGAGGAGCTGACCATCATCAGGAAGTTCGAGCACATAGAGCACTGCCTCAAGAGGAACGTTCAGGCTCACGTTTCCAACGGTTTTGAGGACGTGCACTTCGTCCACATGAGTCTGCCCGAGATTGACAAGGATGAAATCGATTTGAGCGTCGAGTTCCTCGGGAGGCGCTTTGACTACCCGATTTTCATAGCGGGAATGACCGGTGGAACGAAGGGTTCCCAGCTCGCCGGAAGGATAAACAAGACCCTCGCGAAGGCGGCGCAGGAGCTCAACATACCGATGGGCGTCGGCAGTCAGAGGGCGATGATAAGGAAACCTGAAACCTGGGAGAGCTACTACGTTAGAGATGTAGCTCCGGACGTCTTCCTCGTCGGCAACCTTGGGGCACCGCAGTTCTCCGAAACCATCCCGGAGCGCTACGGCATAGAGGAGGCTTTAAAGGCCGTCGAGACGATTCAGGCGGACGCTCTGGCGATACACATGAACCCCCTGCAGGAGAGCGTCCAGCCCGAGGGGGACACGCAGTACAGGGGTGTTCTCAAAGCTTTGGCTGAACTCAAGGCGGAGTTTCCCTACCCGATAATAGCGAAGGAAACAGGAGCGGGGGTTTCCAGGGAGGTCGCGATTAGACTGGAGAGCATTGGAATCGATGCGATAGACGTGGGTGGTCTCGGAGGGACAAGCTGGAGCGCGGTCGAGTACTACCGCGCAAAGGACGAGCTCGGAAGGAACCTCGCGCTCCGCTTCTGGGACTGGGGGATTAAGACCGCTATAAGCGTCGCCGAGGTTCGCTATTCGACTGACCTGCCGATTATAGCAACGGGAGGAATGCGCGACGGGATAACGATGGCCAAAGCCCTCGCGATGGGCGCGACATTTGCGGGGGTGGCGTTACCCCTCCTCAAGCCCGCTGTGAAGGGCGACGTCGAGGGCGTCATCAAAATCCTGAGGCGCTACATCGAGGAGATAAGGAACTCGATGTTCCTCGTTGGTGCCAAAAACGTCGAGGAGCTGAGGAGGGTCCCGCTCGTCATCACGGGCTTCACGAGGGAGTGGCTCGAGCAGAGGATTGACCTGCCAACATACCTAAAAATTAGGGGGTGA